The sequence GGTGCTCATCGTCGATGACCATCCGTTGTTCCGGCACGGGCTGCGCCGCCTCATCGAGGAGGAAGCCGGGCTGCACGTGGTGGCTGAGGCATCCACCGGTTACCAGGCTATGCAGGAGGCCTACACGCACCGTCCGGCGCTGGCGCTGGTGGATGTGCAACTGACGGGGGTGACCGGGATCAACGTGGTTCGAGCGCTCAAGGACGAGTACCCACGTATGCCGGCAATCGTGCTCTCGGCGGACCTCGACGACGATCTGATCCTCACCGCGGTTCAGGCAGGCGCCGCAGCGTTCGTGACCAAAGACGTAGCGCCGGAGCTGCTGCTCGACACGATCCAGCGAATTCTCCAGGGCGAGCGCCCGATCGATGTGCTCATCGTGAGCCGGCCGGCTTTGGCGCGTCGGCTGCTCCTGGAGCTGCG is a genomic window of Sphaerobacter thermophilus DSM 20745 containing:
- a CDS encoding response regulator; the encoded protein is MARSSRDVDSNGVLIVDDHPLFRHGLRRLIEEEAGLHVVAEASTGYQAMQEAYTHRPALALVDVQLTGVTGINVVRALKDEYPRMPAIVLSADLDDDLILTAVQAGAAAFVTKDVAPELLLDTIQRILQGERPIDVLIVSRPALARRLLLELRAVAPGDRASAPLAPGLLPLSPREMEVLDCVAQGLSNKEIANTLYITEQTVKNHITAVYKKLHVQDRVQALTCAVRRGWVQIGSARSTAV